CTTGAGGAATGATGATTGCAATGATATCTGAGCTGCTTTGTGATGTAAAGTACTAGGGAAATGGAGAGACTGGTACTGTATTTTGCTAGTGTAATGGCCCTCCCCAGCTGCAATCTGGCAGAGTGTGTGATCACGTTGTGTGGCCGTTATGTGTGTGCAACTGTTAAACTAACAACTATAGTATTGTGACTTGTCTGACTTCTCCAGCTGAGCTGTGATCAGTACAAGCTAATACCAGCCTGCCAGTGCGGAAGGTGAATACCCCTTCCTTGTCTCGGATCCTGCCTGCTTGTTGCCTCCATGCTTTAAAGCTCTGTCTGGTGTCTTTGTGTTTCAGGATCACCCAACACAACTCTTCAGGTACATGTGCTGTGCCTTAGCTTGGGCTACTTCCTCTTCGACCTTTGTTGGTGTGTGTACTTCCAGACAGAGGGTGCCCTGATGCTGGCCCACCATCTGGTGAGCATCTTGGGCATCACAGCATCGTTGGCACTCGGGGAGTCAGCTGCGGAGGTCAATGCCGTCATCTTTGGTAGTGAGATCACTAACCCGCTGCTGCAGGCCCGCTGGTTCCTGAAGGAGATGGGGTGTTACCACAGTTTCACGGGTGATGTGGTGGATTTCTTCTTCGTGGTCCTCTTCACTGGGGTGCGGATTGGAGTGGGGGCCTGGCTGATGTACTGTGAGCTTGCTTCTCCCAAACCCAGGTGGTACATTAAGCTGGGGGGTGTCATCATGTATGCTGTCTCCTGGGTTTTCATGGTCAGCATCTGTCGCTTCGCTAGGAGGAAAAGCATGAAGAAGTACCACGCTTGGAGGAGTCGGAAGAGTGATGAGTTATACTTGAAAACTAATGGACATCTGAAAAACCACTGACTGGATGCTGAGTAAAGACTTCCTCGAGTTCACAATCTGGCACGAAGGGGATCGTGCCTGAAATGCCACTGTTGGGAGAGGAGCCAACACACGTTAGCAATTCTGGAGCCAAATTTATCCCTGGCGTAACTCCATTGAAATCCGTGGAGCTATGCCATGGATTCATTGGATCTGCAGTGTTTGGCCTGGCAGAGGCTGTCTCAGTGTGTATGTAAGCATACACTAAATGATACGAGTGAAAGAAGGGCTAATTTTACAGACTAAACATAACTAGTCCAGCAGTATGGGTGTAAATAGTAATGTTAGTAACTAACTCCTTCAGCACTGGTAGAATcttggaagagaggagaaaataacACTAGATCTTCATGTTCAGTGTCCTGTACAGTCTAGACAACTAGAGTGACTCTTCATACTCTTAGGAAGAAGCATGTTGTAGTGTTTCATCAGAGTTGGGATTCCTGGCTCTTCCACCAACTTGTTATgcgaccttgggcaagtcacatAACTAACTCTGTGCCTAATTTCCCCATCTGTGAATTGGGGGTGATGGAGCTGATCCATCTGTGTTATGCACTTTCAGATCTTTACTTGAGAGGtgctatataaatgcaaaatgatgGTTGTTATCTGCACTTGTTCATTATCCATATGTTTCCTTTGGGAGAAACGATTTTGGTGGTTGAGCTAGAGTGTGACTCTAGAAAGAACAGTATTTTAGGTAGGTCGTGGTTTCCTACCCTTTCTAATTCCTTTTAATAACTTATTAAATAACACATCAATAACTTATTTTTCAGTAGTGTCCAGAAGCTCTAATCAGCACTGGCGCCTTGCAGGACTAGGTGCTCTGTGAATACACCCAAAGACACAGCCCCTGATGTGAAACGCTTCTCTGacttttccctctccttcatCCCTGACTGTTACAACTCCACCCACCCCCTCCAAATACTGCTTTAGCTCGTTGAGCGACCAACACTTTCCGTTACGAGAAGCCCCATCAGGACTTCTGTGGTTTTCTGGCTGATGGACCAAGCTCTGATTTGTCTGCAGAATGCCAAAACTCCCTCTGCTGTGCTTATTGGCCCAAATGCAGGCATAGTGTGGAGCCAGCCTGAGACCAAACGGCATGCCTTGAGATTGTCAGACAAATACCTTCCCCAAGCtgtaagtaacttttaaaaataagaacagtAAATGCAGAGTGTTTTACTGCAGCAATCTGCAAACAATCTGTACTTGCTGGTTTTGGCAATCTAAAGGGAACAGGGGCCAGAACCTGATTTGTAGTGAAAGCTGTGTATTTCTGTTGCCCTTGAAAGTATCATCCCAGATTCAGGTCAGTGTGTCTGAACCCAGAGTCTGCCTCAGTGCTTGGGGATAGTGGGGTACTGTAGGTGAATGTCTGGGAGCTCTGTGGAAAAAtgattgaaaaacacttgaaactAGCATTGATGATTTTTCCCCAGGACCATAGGTACCAGTTTTGACAAGAGTGTTTCCTCAGATCCAAATTGGGATTTCTGGTTGAAGAGTGGCCAACATGCATCTTCAAAACATGGTGGCTAAGTGGAAGAGCTACCCAGCTTCAAATCTGTCCTCTGCCCTGTTCAAGCCAGAGACCTAACCTTGGCTCTCTTTCATCTGAAGTGATGCCTTGACCCCTGGTCTTTGAATTCACTTTTGTCTCCCTGATTGGATCTGGGTCACTTTATAATGAAGTGAGCATTTATAGGGTAAGAGAGACTTATTTTACAGCCTAATAATTAAAGAAGCGAGAGGTGCAGAACCTGgccttttttaagcaaaaaagtGAACctgactggaagaaaaaataagcgTTACTTATCTGGTCCCATTTGCAGGGAAAAACTGTCCCCCAGTTGGCAGCTTCTGGTGTTTATTTCATTGTATGTTCTTAAGCGCTGTTCCTTTGTTATTGGTATCGTTATGATCATTTGTTTTGAGCCTCAGCACCAGGCCTCCAGTGCAGCTCAGGTGCCAGTTCTGCGGTGAGCCTTGCCTGTTGCAGCCAAAGACCTGAAGAGCCTAAAGCACTTCAGATTAGCAGAGCCAACTGATGGGTGAAGTGATCCTGAAAAGGCAACTTGACTCATTTAGCACAGCACAGTGATATGCCTATTGAGCCTTGAAGGGAGACAAGAAGGGCTAATTGGGCTTGCTGGTtctctcccagctctgctgctgctgttgggcatGTCAAGGAGCCTTTTTGCCTCAGCTTACCCACTTCATTAAGTGGGTACAGTATTACCTACCTCGTGGGGTGCTTTCTTTTGTTAACACTAAGCCACCTTTGATGAATGCTTGGTGGTCTGTGTCAAGCTGTGCTGTGTAAAGGCAAAATGGTGCTGCTTTGAGTGAAGCACTTCTCACTATGACCCGTCATCAGTACTTTATCACTTGAACATGGCACTTCCCAGCATCTGGCTTGCCTCACAAAAGCAGGAGTCCAAGGTGTTTTGCCGTGGTGCTTATGGGTAGGAGTCAAAAGGAGTAAGCTAGACACGTGCGTAAAGATCAGCCATGCTGCTTCTTGTTCAGGTGGACTCCCAAGTTGAAGAAAGAATGTCTGGTGGGTTTTCCCTAGTAAGGATTGCAGTAAATCTGGAGCCAAAAGAGTTTCAGCAGCCAGCCTGACCAGGGAATAAAGGCTCAGCAGCAAGTCCTGAAGAAATGTAGGTGAAAACAGCCTGTTCATTTCTCTGTGCAGCTGTTGACTTGCCCACCAAGAAGACTTTCCTGAGCAGTCCTGATGATTTGGACTCTGGCCTCTGCTGAGTTTGGTGTGCAGCTTAATGCATGGTTACAGCCCTTCTGTGGGGGCTGGACAGCCCATACCTGACCAAGTGAATAAGGATGTCGGTTAGTGACTGCAGGTATCTATGAAACACCTTGTGTGAAGATGTTTTGAAAGATAATGTACTTAATGGCTGAGCGGTCCCCTTCTTTGAACTGGGGGGGAAACTTGGTTGGAAGAAGTAGAGCACTGTGATCGATGTTGAGGCTTTAGAAGTTAAACAAGG
This region of Calonectris borealis chromosome 24, bCalBor7.hap1.2, whole genome shotgun sequence genomic DNA includes:
- the LOC142092668 gene encoding TLC domain-containing protein 5-like isoform X1, translating into MLFPLPLRVACSLLAWLSLYAWFCHRYKHRNYEWSCRLVTLTHGILATCLSAYIGFIDGPWPLSHPGSPNTTLQVHVLCLSLGYFLFDLCWCVYFQTEGALMLAHHLVSILGITASLALGESAAEVNAVIFGSEITNPLLQARWFLKEMGCYHSFTGDVVDFFFVVLFTGVRIGVGAWLMYCELASPKPRWYIKLGGVIMYAVSWVFMVSICRFARRKSMKKYHAWRSRKSDELYLKTNGHLKNH
- the LOC142092668 gene encoding TLC domain-containing protein 5-like isoform X2 yields the protein MLAHHLVSILGITASLALGESAAEVNAVIFGSEITNPLLQARWFLKEMGCYHSFTGDVVDFFFVVLFTGVRIGVGAWLMYCELASPKPRWYIKLGGVIMYAVSWVFMVSICRFARRKSMKKYHAWRSRKSDELYLKTNGHLKNH